From the genome of Sulfitobacter sp. DSM 110093, one region includes:
- a CDS encoding FAD-binding oxidoreductase: MTQHVVVIGAGIVGVSAAIWLRRAGAEVTLLDRSEPGRGTSHGNGGVLAAAGVAPVTGPGLLRKSPGMLRDPEFPLFLRWPYLPRLLPWLRRYMAHANDADTRRISAGLAPIVSDSVAQHKALCADLGLEDWVRDSDYCFAYTSRPAFEAEAYTWALRRDAGFVPEIIESGAVREFDPAYGPQITCIARLADHGFIADPGGYVRALAKAFEGMGGTIKRAEVEDITILDEEVTSVLTDQGPLSCDDVLLATGVWSKPLMRKLGINVPLESERGYHIVFKDAEGGPSRPTMMAAGKFVATPMADGLRCAGIVEFGGLEAGATKAPLALLRRQAKAAFPNLTAEEEIEWLGHRPAPSDSLPLIGQIGTSRVYTAFGHHHIGLTGGPKTGRLIAGLITGQPPNTDLTPYHPQRFDR; encoded by the coding sequence ATGACCCAACATGTCGTCGTTATCGGCGCCGGGATTGTCGGCGTCTCTGCCGCGATCTGGCTGCGCCGCGCCGGGGCGGAGGTAACGTTGCTGGACCGGTCTGAGCCGGGGCGCGGCACCTCGCATGGCAATGGTGGCGTGCTGGCGGCGGCGGGCGTTGCGCCGGTGACCGGGCCGGGCCTGCTGCGGAAATCGCCGGGGATGCTACGCGACCCCGAGTTTCCGCTGTTCCTACGCTGGCCCTATCTGCCCCGCCTGCTGCCGTGGCTGCGCCGCTACATGGCCCACGCCAACGATGCCGACACCCGCCGCATCTCTGCCGGGTTGGCGCCCATCGTCAGCGACAGCGTAGCGCAACACAAAGCCCTCTGTGCCGATCTAGGGTTGGAGGATTGGGTCCGGGATAGCGACTATTGCTTTGCCTATACCAGCCGCCCGGCCTTCGAGGCCGAAGCCTATACATGGGCGCTCCGCCGCGATGCGGGCTTCGTGCCAGAGATCATCGAGAGCGGCGCGGTCAGGGAATTCGACCCGGCCTATGGCCCGCAGATCACCTGTATCGCACGACTGGCCGACCACGGCTTCATCGCCGACCCCGGCGGCTATGTTCGGGCGCTGGCCAAGGCGTTTGAGGGAATGGGCGGCACCATCAAACGGGCCGAGGTTGAGGACATCACGATCCTTGATGAAGAGGTCACCTCAGTCTTGACCGACCAAGGCCCGCTGTCCTGCGACGACGTGCTGCTGGCCACCGGCGTCTGGTCGAAACCACTGATGCGCAAGCTGGGGATCAACGTGCCGCTGGAATCCGAACGCGGCTACCATATCGTCTTCAAGGATGCAGAGGGCGGTCCGTCGCGCCCCACCATGATGGCAGCAGGCAAATTCGTCGCCACGCCGATGGCCGACGGGCTGCGCTGCGCCGGGATCGTCGAATTCGGCGGGCTAGAGGCGGGCGCAACCAAAGCGCCCTTGGCGCTGCTGCGCCGTCAGGCCAAGGCCGCCTTTCCGAACCTCACCGCCGAGGAAGAGATCGAATGGCTGGGGCACCGACCCGCCCCCAGCGACTCTCTGCCCCTGATCGGGCAGATCGGGACGAGCCGGGTCTATACCGCCTTCGGGCACCACCACATTGGGTTGACGGGCGGGCCGAAAACGGGCCGACTGATCGCCGGATTGATCACGGGGCAGCCGCCAAACACGGATCTAACCCCGTATCACCCCCAGCGCTTTGACAGATAA